A genome region from Nicotiana tabacum cultivar K326 chromosome 13, ASM71507v2, whole genome shotgun sequence includes the following:
- the LOC107809744 gene encoding chalcone synthase 2 gives MVTVEEVRRAQRAKGPATIMAIGTATPSNCVDQSTYPDYYFRVTNSEHMTELKEKFKRMCDKSMIKKRYMHLTEEILKENPNICEYMAPSLDARQDIVVVEIPKLGKEAAQKAIKEWGQPKSKITHLVFCTTSGVDMPGADYQLTKLLGLRPSVKRLMMYQQGCFAGGTVLRLAKDLAENNKGARVLVVCSEITAVTFRGPSDTHLDSMVGQALFGDGAAAIIIGSDPVPRVERPLFELVSAAQTLLPDSDGAIDGHLREVGLTFHLLKDVPGLISKNIEKSLMEAFQPLGLSDWNSIFWIAHPGGPAILDQVELTLGLKPEKLRATRQVLSDYGNMSSACVLFILDEMRKTSAKEGFGTTGEGLDWGVLFGFGPGLTVETVVLHSVSA, from the exons ATGGTCACCGTCGAGGAGGTTCGAAGGGCACAGCGTGCTAAGGGGCCGGCCACCATCATGGCCATTGGCACGGCCACTCCTTCGAACTGTGTTGATCAAAGCACCTATCCTGATTATTATTTTCGAGTCACTAATAGCGAACATATGACTGAGCTTAAGGAGAAATTTAAGCGCATGT GTGACAAATCAATGATTAAGAAAAGGTACATGCACTTAACAGAGGAAATTCTAAAAGAGAATCCCAATATTTGTGAATACATGGCTCCATCTCTTGATGCTAGGCAAGATATAGTTGTGGTTGAAATACCAAAATTGGGCAAAGAAGCAGCCCAAAAGGCCATCAAAGAATGGGGCcagcccaagtccaaaattacccattTGGTCTTTTGCACCACTAGTGGAGTGGACATGCCGGGGGCCGACTACCAGCTGACTAAGCTTCTCGGTCTTCGGCCCTCGGTCAAGCGACTCATGATGTACCAACAAGGTTGCTTTGCTGGCGGCACTGTTCTCCGATTGGCTAAGGACTTAGCCGAAAACAACAAGGGCGCTCGAGTCCTTGTTGTTTGCTCAGAGATCACTGCAGTCACGTTTCGTGGCCCAAGTGACACTCATTTGGATAGTATGGTCGGGCAAGCCCTTTTCGGTGATGGGGCAGCCGCAATCATTATAGGTTCTGATCCAGTTCCAAGGGTCGAGAGGCCCTTGTTCGAGCTTGTCTCTGCAGCCCAAACCCTACTCCCGGATAGCGATGGTGCTATCGACGGTCACCTACGTGAAGTTGggctaacatttcacttactcaAAGATGTTCCTGGATTGATCTCCAAGAACATTGAGAAAAGCCTAATGGAAGCATTCCAACCATTGGGCCTTTCGGATTGGAACTCGATTTTTTGGATTGCTCACCCAGGTGGGCCTGCTATTTTGGACCAAGTTGAACTAACATTGGGCCTAAAGCCCGAAAAACTTCGGGCTACAAGACAAGTATTGAGTGACTATGGAAATATGTCTAGTGCTTGTGTTTTGTTTATTTTGGATGAAATGAGAAAGACCTCAGCAAAAGAAGGGTTTGGTACAACTGGAGAAGGCCTTGATTGGGGTGTACTCTTTGGATTTGGGCCTGGGCTAACAGTTGAGACTGTTGTGCTTCATAGTGTCTCTGCTTAA